The Paenibacillus dendritiformis region TTTATTGGGGGAGGCCGGAGTTATTTTGTTGCAACTGGAAGGAATTGAGAAAGCCTATCATCGCAACTCGGTAGTGAACGGGGCTACCTTCACCGTGCATACCGAGGAAGCCGTCGCCTTGATTGGAGCGAACGGATCCGGCAAGAGCACCCTGCTTCGCATCGCCGCAGGGCTGCTAACGCCAACCGCCGGAGAGGTGAAGTGGAGGGGCGGGCAGGGCAAACCGCGGATTGGCTACGTGCCGGAACGCTTTCCGAAGCTGCGCTTGACGCCTGTGGAATATTTACAGGCCATGGGCCGCATGCAAGGGATGCCGGCAGAGCCGCTGCGCGCGAGAATTGCGGAGCTGTTACGCATATTCCGGATGGAGGAGGCGCAGAACCGGCGCATCGATCGGTTCTCCAAAGGGATGGCGCAGAAGGTCAATCTGATGCAGGCTGTCCTGAACCCGCCGGAATTGCTTATACTGGACGAGCCGCTGTCTGGCCTGGACGCCGATTCGCAGCGCGATCTGGCCGACTGGCTGAAGGGATGGAGAATGCAGGGCATGGCCCTGCTGTTCACCTGCCATGAACCGCTGCTGCTGGAAACGGTGGCCGATCGAATCCTGCTCCTGCAGCAGGGACGGATCGCCCGTGAACTCGGCGTGGAGGAGTGGCTGGAGCCGCGGATGCGGATCGACTTCGCGCTTCCGGACGGATCGGAAGACGCGTTAGAGGCATTGCAGCGCTTCGGTGCCGTGCAAGTGCATGGCGGCGCGCTGCGCATCCATGTCCCCCGCGAGGAGAGCGATGCGGCGCTGCGCGAGATTCTCGCTTCCCGCGGCTCGATTGCCTCGGTAACGTCCGGCGATAGCGACCGGAATATGCTGGCCGAGGCGATGAGAGGAAGCCGGGAAGGGGGCGATCCGAGATGAGAGCGCTCATCGGCTATCTGCTGCGGAATTATACGCGGTCGCATCGTTATTTCCCGCCTTTCGCCGCTTGTCTGTTCATCGTGATGATGAATTATTCGGTGAAGCCGAATCCGGTCATGGAGACGTACGGGAACACCGGAATTTTCATCTATGTGATTGCCGCCTGGGTTGCCTATCAAATGTTCGTAGGGGAGAACCAGGTTCAGGAGCAGCTTTCGATTTTGCATTTGGGCAGCTTTGTCCGGTATCAATGGGGCAAAATTGCAGCCTGCCTTCTTATCATGACAGGGCTTAGCCTGTTCACCGTCCTGTATCCGATCGTGTTCGACAAATTCAATGAACCGGTCGCGCTGCCGCGATTCTTGTATGCCTGGCTTATCCATATGGAATTGGCCGGCCTCGGCATCGCCATTGCCTATTTATGGAGCAGTGCGCTTCGGGTGAAGATGAGCACGGCCATTGCGGGAATACTGCTCCTTATCGCGCTGTCGTCGGCCCAGGGGTCCGTGGCAGAGGCACTGCCTGCGATGGTGAAGCCGCTGCTGTGGCTCCTTCCGCCGGCCCATTCCTCGCTCAGCCTGTTCATGAAGGATGCGGCGCTGTCGGTATACGACAAGGCATGGTACGCTCTATGGCCGCTCCTATACAGCGGAGCTGCATTCAGTCTCATGATTGCAACCGCCCGGCGCCGGCAGGACTGACGGATTGCCATGAATGGCTGAAGGCGAACTGGGATGAATTTCCTTGACGCGGGTGCGGCGCCGTTTATACTTATGGGAAGATAGAAGCAGCAAGCATCACGATCATGGGGGAATAACAGATGAAGAAACAGCTCATCGCCGCAATCATAGCCGGCGCGGCGGTTCTCGGGACAAGCTTGGTTCCGGCAGCCGATGCGGCGGCGAAGACGGCGCAGACAACTCGGGCGAGCCAACCGGCAGTCATCACGCTGGATCAGAAAAACAGCTTCATGATAAGCGGCGTTCATATGGGGATGGGCAAGGGGAAGGCCGAGAAGGTTCTCGGCAAGCCGAAGAAGCTTGTCCGCCTGGACGAGGAAGAGGGGTACTTCGATCTCGAAGCGAGATACGGCAATTTTACGATTTATTACCTGGAACAATCCGTTCAGAGTATGGATGGGATTATCAGCGCTTCGAATCTCAAGAAGTTTCTCAATACATATGAGGGCCCCGTCTACACAGTCGAGGACAACCATTTTGCTTTACCGGACGGCAAAAAGACGATTTTGTTCGTGCGGATAGAAGAGAAAAACTGCGCCATAAATGTATTGCTCCATGACGGCAATTTCGATATGGCCGTGGAGTCGGGCTGGTATCCGGAAGCGAGCAAGCAAGACGTGCTGACCGCCCTTGCCGCTAAAGCGGCCGCCAAAGCCAAAGCAAAGAAATAGGCATCAAGCAAGCCACCTGTCCGCATTGCCGGGAAGGTGGCTTCTCTTATGTCCGGCAAGCCGGATCAACAATTAAGATTTAGAACATATCGTAAAAGAACGGCTGGAGACGGGGAATGAGCCGTTCCAGCTTCGCGACCGCCGCTTCCGAGCCGTGAAGCATGCCAAGCTGATGCAGCTCGTCCGGCCGGCGGTAACTGAAAAGAAGCGTAGTCAGCGCAAGGATAGATAAGCGCAATTCATTGTCCCCGACAGCTTCCGGCCTTGTATGGCGACCGATAATCTTCATTTCGCCGTCCTGGAGCGAGACGCTGAGATTGTTCCATTCCGCGTGCGGATCGTCGATATGGAGGAGGAGCGCTTCGTCCAAGCCCTGCCATTGGAACGGATAGCGGGCAAGGAACGCCTCAGCGTCGACGATGCGTCCCATAACAAGCGGCGTCGCATCTCGCGTAATGCGCGGGTTGCGCAGTGCGAAGTTCAATGGCTCGTCCGGAGCGGCCCACAGT contains the following coding sequences:
- a CDS encoding ABC transporter ATP-binding protein; the protein is MLQLEGIEKAYHRNSVVNGATFTVHTEEAVALIGANGSGKSTLLRIAAGLLTPTAGEVKWRGGQGKPRIGYVPERFPKLRLTPVEYLQAMGRMQGMPAEPLRARIAELLRIFRMEEAQNRRIDRFSKGMAQKVNLMQAVLNPPELLILDEPLSGLDADSQRDLADWLKGWRMQGMALLFTCHEPLLLETVADRILLLQQGRIARELGVEEWLEPRMRIDFALPDGSEDALEALQRFGAVQVHGGALRIHVPREESDAALREILASRGSIASVTSGDSDRNMLAEAMRGSREGGDPR